A stretch of Streptococcus sp. oral taxon 061 DNA encodes these proteins:
- the dtd gene encoding D-aminoacyl-tRNA deacylase codes for MRIIVQRVKEAQVSIEGQIHGQIKQGLLLLVGVGPEDQQEDLDYAVRKLVNMRIFSDAEGKMNLSVKDIQGEILSISQFTLFADTKKGNRPAFTGAAKPDMAEAFYQDFNRELAKEVPVETGVFGADMQIELVNDGPVTIILDTKNR; via the coding sequence ATGAGAATTATCGTTCAGCGCGTCAAGGAAGCTCAGGTTTCTATTGAAGGGCAGATTCATGGTCAAATCAAACAGGGGCTCCTGCTCTTAGTGGGTGTTGGACCTGAAGACCAGCAAGAAGATTTGGATTATGCAGTCAGAAAACTTGTCAATATGCGGATTTTCTCAGATGCCGAAGGCAAGATGAACCTATCTGTTAAGGACATCCAAGGAGAAATTCTCTCCATCTCTCAATTTACTCTTTTTGCCGATACTAAAAAAGGAAATCGTCCAGCCTTTACAGGTGCAGCCAAACCAGATATGGCCGAGGCCTTCTATCAAGATTTTAATCGAGAACTAGCCAAGGAAGTTCCTGTTGAGACAGGAGTCTTTGGAGCAGATATGCAGATAGAACTGGTCAATGATGGACCGGTAACTATCATCCTTGATACAAAAAATAGATAA
- a CDS encoding metal-dependent transcriptional regulator yields MTPNKEDYLKCIYEIGMDVPKITNKEIAARMQVSPPAVTEMIKRMQSENLILKDKKKGYLLTDIGLKLVSELYRKHRLIEVFLVHHLDYTSDQIHEEAEVLEHTVSDFFVERLESMLGFPKTCPHGGTIPAKGELLVEINNLPLAETKEAGTYLLTRVHDSFDLLKYLEKHAINIGDKLQVQQFDDFSNTFTLIHKNEELLVSLEIAKQLYVEKMN; encoded by the coding sequence ATGACCCCAAATAAAGAAGACTATTTAAAATGTATTTATGAGATTGGCATGGATGTTCCTAAGATTACCAATAAGGAAATTGCTGCTCGAATGCAGGTATCTCCTCCAGCTGTAACCGAAATGATCAAGCGCATGCAGTCCGAAAATCTCATCTTAAAAGACAAGAAAAAAGGATACTTATTGACTGATATTGGTTTAAAACTTGTATCTGAGCTCTATCGTAAACACCGTTTGATTGAGGTTTTTCTGGTCCACCATCTAGACTATACCAGCGACCAGATTCATGAGGAAGCCGAGGTATTAGAACATACCGTTTCAGACTTTTTTGTGGAAAGATTAGAAAGTATGCTCGGCTTTCCAAAGACCTGCCCTCATGGTGGTACCATTCCTGCTAAGGGAGAACTTTTGGTTGAAATCAATAACTTGCCACTAGCAGAAACCAAAGAAGCTGGAACCTATCTCCTGACTCGCGTTCACGATAGCTTTGACCTCCTCAAATATCTTGAAAAACATGCCATCAATATCGGAGATAAACTCCAAGTTCAACAGTTTGATGATTTTTCTAACACCTTTACTTTGATTCATAAGAACGAAGAACTCTTGGTAAGTCTAGAAATCGCCAAACAGCTCTATGTTGAAAAGATGAACTAA
- the tpx gene encoding thiol peroxidase, which translates to MTTFLGNPVTFTGKQLQVGDKALDFSLTTTDLSQKTLADFEGKKKILSVIPSIDTGICSLQTRRFNQELASLDNTVVLTVSMDLPFAQKRWCGAEGIENAIMLSDYFDHSFGRDYALLINEWHLLARAVFVLDTDNTIRYVEYVNNINSEPDFEAAIAAAKELN; encoded by the coding sequence ATGACTACATTCCTTGGAAATCCTGTAACTTTTACAGGAAAACAACTACAAGTAGGTGACAAGGCTCTTGACTTCTCTCTCACAACGACTGACCTCTCTCAAAAAACACTGGCTGACTTTGAAGGCAAGAAAAAAATCTTGAGTGTCATCCCTTCTATCGATACAGGCATCTGCTCACTTCAGACTCGTCGCTTTAACCAAGAACTGGCTAGCTTGGACAACACTGTAGTACTAACAGTATCAATGGACCTTCCGTTTGCGCAAAAACGCTGGTGTGGCGCAGAGGGAATTGAAAATGCCATCATGCTCTCAGACTACTTCGACCACTCCTTTGGACGAGATTATGCCCTCTTAATCAATGAATGGCATCTGCTTGCACGCGCGGTCTTTGTCCTCGATACCGACAACACCATCCGCTATGTCGAATACGTAAACAATATCAACAGCGAACCAGATTTTGAAGCCGCTATTGCAGCTGCAAAAGAACTCAACTAA
- a CDS encoding metal ABC transporter substrate-binding protein codes for MKKLGTLLVLFLSVIALVACASGKKDAASGQKLKVVATNSIIADITKNIAGDKIDLHSIVPVGQDPHEYEPLPEDVKKTSQADLIFYNGINLETGGNAWFTKLVENAKKTENKDYFAVSEGVDVIYLEGQNEKGKEDPHAWLNLENGIIFAKNIAKQLSAKDPSNKEFYEKNLKEYTDKLDKLDKEAKAKFDNIPADKKLIVTSEGCFKYFSKAYGVPSAYIWEINTEEEGTPDQIKTLVEKLRQMKVPSLFVESSVDDRPMKTVSKDTSIPIYAQIFTDSIAEEGKEGDSYYNMMKYNLDKIAEGLSK; via the coding sequence ATGAAAAAATTAGGTACATTACTCGTTCTCTTTCTTTCCGTCATTGCTCTTGTAGCATGTGCTAGTGGAAAAAAAGATGCAGCTTCTGGTCAAAAACTAAAAGTTGTTGCCACAAACTCAATCATCGCTGATATTACTAAAAATATTGCTGGTGACAAGATTGATCTTCACAGTATCGTTCCTGTTGGTCAAGACCCACACGAATACGAACCACTACCTGAAGACGTCAAGAAAACTTCTCAAGCTGATTTGATTTTCTATAACGGTATCAACCTTGAAACAGGTGGAAATGCCTGGTTTACAAAATTGGTAGAAAATGCCAAGAAAACTGAAAACAAAGACTACTTTGCAGTCAGCGAAGGCGTTGATGTTATCTACCTTGAAGGTCAAAACGAAAAAGGCAAAGAAGACCCACACGCTTGGCTCAACCTTGAAAATGGGATCATCTTTGCTAAAAACATCGCAAAACAATTGAGCGCTAAAGACCCTAGCAACAAAGAATTTTACGAAAAAAATCTCAAAGAATATACTGATAAGCTAGACAAACTTGACAAGGAAGCTAAAGCTAAATTCGACAATATTCCTGCTGACAAGAAACTCATCGTAACCAGCGAAGGATGCTTCAAATACTTCTCTAAAGCTTACGGTGTACCAAGTGCTTACATCTGGGAAATCAATACTGAAGAAGAAGGAACTCCTGACCAAATCAAGACTTTGGTTGAAAAACTTCGCCAAATGAAAGTTCCATCTCTCTTTGTTGAATCTAGTGTCGACGACCGTCCAATGAAGACTGTTTCTAAAGACACAAGTATCCCAATCTATGCTCAAATCTTTACGGACTCAATCGCTGAAGAAGGTAAAGAAGGCGACAGCTACTACAACATGATGAAATATAACCTTGACAAGATTGCTGAAGGTTTGTCTAAATAA
- a CDS encoding metal ABC transporter permease, with translation MIAEFIDGLQKFHFLQNALITAIVIGVVAGAVGCFIILRGMSLMGDAISHAVLPGVALSFILGIDFFIGAIVFGLLAAIIITYIKGNSIVKSDTAIGITFSSFLALGIILISVAKSSTDLFHILFGNILAVQDTDMFITMGVGAAILLLIWIFFKQLLITSFDELLAKAMGMPVNFYHYLLMVLLTLVSVTAMQSVGTILIVAMLITPAATAYLYANSLKSMIFLSSTFGATASVLGLFIGYSFNVAAGSSIVLTAASFFLISFFIAPKQRYLKLKNKHLLK, from the coding sequence ATGATTGCAGAATTTATCGATGGATTGCAAAAATTCCATTTCTTACAAAATGCCTTGATAACAGCTATTGTTATCGGGGTCGTAGCTGGAGCTGTAGGATGTTTCATCATTCTACGTGGGATGTCACTCATGGGAGATGCCATTTCACATGCTGTCTTACCAGGTGTAGCCCTCTCCTTCATCTTGGGCATTGACTTCTTTATCGGAGCCATTGTCTTTGGACTGCTAGCTGCTATCATCATTACCTACATCAAGGGAAACTCGATTGTCAAAAGCGATACCGCCATCGGCATTACCTTTTCTTCTTTCTTAGCCCTCGGTATCATCTTGATTAGTGTCGCTAAAAGTTCAACTGACCTTTTCCATATCCTTTTTGGTAATATTCTTGCTGTTCAAGATACAGATATGTTTATTACTATGGGTGTAGGGGCAGCCATTCTCTTGTTAATCTGGATTTTCTTCAAGCAACTCTTGATAACGTCCTTTGATGAACTCTTGGCTAAAGCCATGGGAATGCCTGTCAATTTCTATCACTACTTACTCATGGTACTCCTAACTCTCGTGTCTGTGACAGCCATGCAAAGTGTCGGAACTATCCTGATTGTAGCCATGCTGATTACCCCAGCTGCAACTGCTTATCTGTATGCTAATAGCCTGAAAAGTATGATTTTCCTTTCCTCAACCTTTGGAGCTACAGCTTCAGTTTTGGGACTCTTTATCGGCTATAGCTTTAACGTTGCGGCAGGTTCTAGTATCGTGCTTACAGCTGCTAGTTTCTTTCTCATTAGCTTCTTTATCGCTCCAAAACAACGATATTTGAAACTGAAAAATAAACATTTGTTAAAATAA
- a CDS encoding metal ABC transporter ATP-binding protein yields MIRIENLSVSYKETLALKDISLVLQGPTITGIIGPNGAGKSTLLKGMLGIIPHQGQAFLDDKEVKKSLHRVAYVEQKIHIDYNFPIKVKECVSLGLFPSIPLFRSLNAKHWKKVQEALEIVDLADYAERQISQLSGGQFQRVLIARCLVQEADYILLDEPFVGIDSVSEEIIMNTLRDLKKAGKTVLIVHHDLSKVPNYFDQVLLVNREVIAFGPTKETFTQANLKEAYGNRLFFNGGDL; encoded by the coding sequence ATGATACGTATCGAAAACCTCAGTGTCTCCTACAAAGAAACGTTGGCACTAAAGGATATTTCACTAGTGCTCCAAGGACCAACGATTACCGGAATCATCGGTCCAAACGGCGCTGGGAAATCAACATTATTAAAAGGTATGCTGGGAATTATCCCACATCAAGGTCAGGCATTTCTCGATGACAAGGAAGTTAAAAAATCCTTACATCGAGTTGCCTATGTCGAGCAAAAAATTCATATTGACTACAACTTTCCCATCAAGGTCAAGGAATGCGTCTCGTTAGGACTATTTCCCTCTATTCCTCTCTTTCGAAGTTTAAATGCTAAACATTGGAAGAAAGTGCAAGAGGCCCTTGAAATCGTCGACCTAGCTGACTACGCTGAACGTCAAATCAGTCAACTGTCTGGAGGTCAGTTCCAGCGGGTCTTGATTGCCAGATGTTTGGTGCAGGAAGCCGACTATATCCTCTTAGATGAACCCTTTGTTGGGATTGACTCAGTCAGTGAGGAAATCATCATGAATACGCTGAGAGATCTGAAAAAAGCTGGGAAGACGGTTCTCATCGTCCACCACGACCTCAGCAAGGTTCCCAACTACTTCGATCAAGTCTTGCTTGTCAATCGAGAAGTGATTGCTTTTGGTCCGACCAAAGAAACCTTTACCCAAGCCAATCTCAAAGAAGCTTACGGTAATCGACTCTTTTTCAATGGAGGTGACCTATGA
- a CDS encoding M13 family metallopeptidase → MTRYQDDFYDAINGEWEKTAVIPADKSRTGGFIDLDEEIEDLMLTTTDKWLAGENVPEDPILANFVKYHRMVRDFDKREEDGIKPVLPLLKEYQNLESFADFSSKLAEFELAGKPNFLPFGVSPDFMDARTNVLWASAPGTILPDTTYYAEDHPQREELLNLWKESTANLLKAYDFSDEEIEDLLEKRLELDRRIAAVVLSNEESSEYAKLYHPYSYEDFKKFAPALPLDDFFQAVIGQTPDKVIVDEERFWQAAEQFYSEEAWPLLKASLILSVVNLSTSYLTDEIRILSGAYGRALSGVPEAQDKRKAAYHLAQGPFKQALGLWYAHEKFSPEAKADVEKKVATMIDVYKERLAKNDWLTPETRDKAIVKLNVIKPYIGYPEELPARYKDKVVDESASLFENALAFARVEIKHSWSKWNQPVDYKEWGMPAHMVNAYYNPQKNLIVFPAAILQAPFYDLHQSSSANYGGIGAVIAHEISHAFDTNGASFDENGSLKDWWTESDYAAFKEKTQKVIDQFDGQESYGAKINGKLTVSENVADLGGIAAALEAAKREPDFSAEEFFHNFARIWRMKGRPELMKLMASVDVHAPAKLRVNVQVPNFDDFFTTYDVKEGDGMWRSPEDRVIIW, encoded by the coding sequence ATGACACGTTATCAAGATGATTTTTATGATGCTATAAATGGTGAATGGGAAAAGACTGCAGTCATTCCAGCTGATAAATCACGAACAGGTGGTTTTATCGACCTTGACGAAGAAATTGAAGACTTAATGCTAACAACAACTGATAAGTGGTTGGCTGGAGAAAATGTTCCTGAAGATCCTATCCTAGCGAACTTTGTCAAATACCATCGTATGGTCAGAGATTTCGACAAGCGAGAAGAAGATGGGATCAAGCCAGTACTTCCTTTATTGAAGGAATACCAGAATTTAGAAAGTTTTGCGGATTTCTCAAGTAAACTAGCAGAGTTTGAATTAGCTGGCAAACCAAACTTCCTTCCATTTGGTGTATCACCTGACTTTATGGATGCTAGAACCAATGTTCTTTGGGCTAGTGCTCCAGGAACAATCTTGCCTGACACAACCTACTATGCGGAAGACCATCCACAGCGCGAGGAATTATTGAACCTTTGGAAAGAAAGTACTGCTAATCTCCTCAAAGCTTATGACTTCTCAGATGAAGAAATCGAAGATCTTTTAGAGAAACGATTGGAGTTGGACCGCCGTATCGCAGCTGTCGTACTTTCAAACGAAGAGAGTTCAGAATATGCCAAACTTTACCATCCATATTCTTATGAAGATTTCAAGAAGTTTGCGCCTGCCTTACCTCTCGATGACTTTTTCCAAGCAGTGATTGGTCAAACTCCAGATAAGGTTATCGTAGATGAAGAACGTTTCTGGCAAGCAGCAGAGCAATTCTATAGTGAAGAAGCTTGGCCTTTACTCAAGGCAAGCTTGATCTTGAGTGTGGTCAATCTTTCAACAAGCTATTTGACAGATGAGATTCGCATTTTGTCAGGTGCTTATGGCCGTGCCCTTTCAGGAGTTCCAGAAGCCCAAGACAAGCGCAAGGCTGCTTACCACTTAGCCCAGGGACCATTCAAACAAGCGCTCGGTCTTTGGTATGCACATGAAAAATTCTCTCCAGAAGCGAAAGCTGATGTAGAGAAAAAAGTGGCAACCATGATTGATGTTTATAAGGAACGTTTGGCTAAGAACGACTGGCTGACACCTGAAACACGAGACAAGGCAATCGTCAAACTAAATGTTATCAAGCCATATATTGGTTACCCAGAAGAACTACCAGCTCGCTATAAGGACAAGGTAGTGGATGAATCTGCTAGCCTCTTTGAGAATGCCCTAGCCTTTGCGCGTGTAGAAATCAAGCACAGTTGGAGCAAGTGGAATCAGCCGGTTGACTACAAGGAGTGGGGAATGCCTGCTCATATGGTCAATGCCTACTACAATCCACAAAAGAACTTGATAGTCTTCCCAGCTGCTATCTTACAGGCACCATTCTATGACTTGCATCAGTCATCTTCTGCCAACTATGGTGGTATTGGTGCGGTTATTGCCCATGAAATTTCTCACGCCTTTGATACTAATGGAGCTTCCTTTGATGAAAATGGAAGTCTCAAGGATTGGTGGACAGAGAGCGACTACGCAGCCTTTAAAGAAAAAACACAGAAGGTTATCGACCAGTTTGATGGTCAAGAATCTTACGGTGCAAAAATCAATGGGAAATTAACTGTATCCGAAAACGTTGCGGACCTTGGAGGAATTGCTGCTGCCCTAGAAGCTGCAAAGAGAGAACCGGACTTTTCAGCTGAAGAGTTCTTCCATAACTTTGCTCGTATCTGGCGTATGAAAGGGCGTCCAGAGTTGATGAAACTCATGGCTAGCGTTGATGTGCACGCGCCAGCTAAACTTCGTGTTAACGTCCAAGTGCCAAACTTTGATGACTTCTTTACAACCTATGATGTCAAAGAAGGTGATGGTATGTGGCGTTCACCAGAAGACCGTGTGATTATTTGGTAA
- a CDS encoding MBL fold metallo-hydrolase, with product MKIHKTVNPVAYENTYYLEGEQHLIVVDPGSHWEAIRKTIEKINKPVCAILLTHTHYDHIMSLDLVRDTFGNPPVYVAESEESWLYTPVDNLSGLPRHDDMADVVCRPAEQTFVFHEEYQIEEFRFTVLPTPGHSIGGVSFVFPDAQLVLTGDALFRETIGRTDLPTGSMEQLLHSIQTQLFTLPNYDVYPGHGPATTIAHEKTFNPFF from the coding sequence AGGGGAGCAACACCTGATTGTAGTCGATCCTGGTAGTCATTGGGAGGCCATTCGCAAGACTATCGAGAAAATCAACAAACCAGTCTGTGCGATTCTCCTGACCCACACTCACTACGACCATATTATGAGTCTGGACTTGGTCAGAGATACTTTTGGAAACCCTCCAGTCTATGTGGCAGAAAGCGAAGAATCTTGGCTCTATACTCCTGTTGACAATCTCTCAGGTCTCCCTCGTCATGATGATATGGCAGACGTCGTATGTAGACCAGCTGAACAGACCTTTGTCTTTCATGAAGAATACCAAATTGAGGAGTTTCGTTTTACAGTACTCCCAACTCCAGGTCACTCTATCGGTGGAGTATCCTTTGTCTTTCCGGATGCCCAGCTAGTCTTAACGGGTGATGCTCTTTTCCGTGAAACTATTGGCCGAACAGATCTACCTACAGGTAGCATGGAACAGCTTCTCCATAGTATCCAAACCCAGCTCTTTACCCTTCCTAACTACGATGTCTATCCAGGTCACGGACCTGCTACGACCATCGCTCATGAAAAGACTTTTAATCCATTTTTCTAA